The Papaver somniferum cultivar HN1 chromosome 3, ASM357369v1, whole genome shotgun sequence genome includes a region encoding these proteins:
- the LOC113359885 gene encoding RING-H2 finger protein ATL65-like produces MTRVTKIELLMQNRKRSPTPSKTYNPFSFIPFSSTAPYGYAFCKSDNRLYHYHNFLEAVEDDDYCLLADDEEELIIIWAYEYSKTPRRVKPPPPPANDEFKWGPTPAMLFNQSPSSRIPVDFSPPLIAMVVIVITAFVIVTYFRLISRHLLPPIIHLLRKWRIRWRLYRHRRRSYNPDIESSFSPPSDSAFHYLSSYGLDDSLIKTIPLSIYSAKTKTKSILDCAVCLLEFEENDYIRTLPICSHSFHVDCIDIWLRSHANCPLCRGGIFPPQQLNSSSPFIPLMASRIRPRIEDIDILESILSESRNYENSNSSVCEIRNDSFDHHCHRDSATSPGRIINEIDFNSNNNNNRNFLLKRSYSFGFERNLLPSSDNRLLSETATTSSPWRRSFWSKRTTSPFSCTTVSSKSRVFSLRYYRGGIKSPFFRRSRGSSSFFPLSESNFQYGGGGGGYSSRRSKSMTSPFFMRSSAAQPSSRLRCGDPEALLSPERLSRR; encoded by the exons ATGACAAGAGTGACAAAAATCGAACTTCTTATGCAAAACAGGAAGAGA TCACCTACGCCATCGAAAACATACAACCCATTCTCATTCATCCCCTTTAGCAGCACTGCCCCT TATGGTTACGCTTTTTGTAAATCTGACAATAGACTGTACCATTACCACAATTTCTTGGAGGCTGTTGAGGACGACGATTATT GTCTGCTTgcagacgacgaggaagaactgATAATTATATGGGCCTATGAGTATTCAAAGACACCGAGAAGAG taaaaccaccaccaccaccggcaAACGATGAATTCAAATGGGGACCTACACCAGCTATGTTATTCAATCAATCTCCTTCTTCAAGGATTCCGGTAGATTTTAGTCCACCACTAATCGCCATGGTTGTTATTGTAATCACAGCTTTTGTAATCGTTACTTACTTCCGTTTAATCTCACGTCATTTACTTCCTCCAATAATTCATCTTCTTCGTAAATGGAGAATCCGTTGGCGATTATATCGCCATCGTCGGAGATCTTATAATCCAGATATTGAATCATCATTTTCACCTCCATCAGATTCTGCTTTTCATTACTTATCATCATATGGTCTTGATGATTCTTTAATCAAAACTATTCCTCTTTCAATTTATTcagcaaaaacaaaaaccaaatcgATTCTTGATTGTGCTGTTTGTCTTCTTGAATTTGAAGAAAATGATTATATTCGAACACTTCCGATTTGTTCACATTCGTTTCATGTTGATTGCATTGATATTTGGCTTAGATCTCATGCTAATTGTCCTCTTTGCCGTGGTGGAATTTTTCCACCGCAACAGCTTAATTCATCATCGCCTTTTATTCCATTAATGGCTTCAAGAATCAGACCTAGAATCGAAGATATTGATATTCTTGAAAGTATTCTTTCCGAATCAAGAAACTATGAAAATTCAAATTCATCTGTCTGTGAAATTCGAAATGATTCTTTTGATCATCATTGTCATCGAGATTCAGCGACGTCACCTGGTAGAATCATTAACGAAATCGACTTTAATTCTAACAATAATAATAACCGAAACTTCTTATTAAAACGATCTTATTCGTTTGGGTTCGAGAGGAATTTGTTACCCTCTTCTGATAATCGATTACTTAGTGAAACAGCCACAACATCATCACCGTGGAGAAGAAGTTTCTGGAGTAAAAGAACAACATCACCGTTTAGTTGTACAACAGTTTCATCGAAATCTAGAGTTTTCTCATTACGTTACTACAGAGGAGGAATTAAATCACCATTCTTCCGACGGAGTCGAGGATCGTCGTCGTTCTTTCCTCTATCAGAATCTAACTTCCAGTACGGCGGCGGTGGAGGTGGATATTCTTCGCGGCGGAGTAAATCGATGACGAGTCCGTTTTTCATGAGATCGTCGGCGGCTCAGCCATCGAGTCGGTTGAGATGCGGTGATCCGGAAGCTCTGTTATCACCGGAGAGATTGAGTAGACGGTAG